GTACACCGACGGCGACCCGTACGGTGACCGGCCCGCGGCCCGCCCGGGCGACGGCCAGGAGGACGACCCGGGTCGGTACGGCTGGCAGGACAGGCGCTGACCCACCGCGCACGCACGGACGGCGCCCCTGTCCCCACGCGGGGACAGGGGCGCCGTCCGTCCGTCAGAAGCCGCGCGTTCGCTTGGCCGCCCGGCGGGACGCGCCCTCGACCGCGCCCGGCACCCGCATGAACAGCCGGGAGATCTCGCTTCCCAGGTTCACCCCGATGGCGATCGCCAGCGCCGTGGCGACAGCCGTGAAGAGCGAGGTGAGGCCGGTGTCCACCTCGTTCTGCGCGACACCCAGCAGTCCGAAGTAGGTCGCCGAACCCGGCAGCAGCGGGCCGATCGCGGCCGTGATGTACGGCAGCGACGAGGTGTAGCGGTAGCGCGAGAACAACTGGCCGAAGAGCCCCACGAGGCCGGCCGCGACCGCCGTCGCCGCGACCGGCGAGATCTTGCCCGTGCTCGCCATCGCCCCGTAGATGATCCAGGCCACGCCCCCGTTGAGGGTCACCGCGAGCACGGTGGAGCGCTCCTGCTGGAGCAGGATGGCGAAGGCCAGCGTCAGGGTCATCGAGACCAGGATCTGGAGCACCGGCCGGTCGTTGGGTTCGAAGCGCGCTTCCGGATTGAGTTCGGCGCCGAGCTGGACCCCCAGATAGAGCATCAGCAGCACGCCCGCCACGATGCCGATGAAGAAGTACATGACCTCCAGGAGCCGGGCCCCCGCGGTGAGGTAGTAGCCGGTCAGGCCGTCCTGCACCCCGGCGACGAGGGCCCGCCCGGGCAACAGCGCGAACAGCCCACCGGTGATCACCGCGGAGGGCCGCACATCGGTCGAGTGGGTGAGGGTCAGGGCGATGCCCATCGCGGCGGGGGGCATGGCCGCCGCCGCGAACTGGTAGAACTCGGGCAGCCCGCGCCCGGCGCAGAGCCAGGCCAGCCGGTCGCCGAGCATCGCGCCCGCCGCCGCCACGAGGAAGACCAGCACACCACCACCGACCAGCACCGATGCCGAGCCCGCGAGCAGGCCGGCGGCGGCCGTCAGCACCCAGCCCGGATACGGGTGGCGGTTACGCCGGATCTCCGCCAGTCGCCGGTAGGCCTCCTCCAGCGACACCTCGACGTGTTCCGCCGAGGTGATGTCGTCGATCAGCCCGAACACGGCCGCCAGCCGGGTGTAGTCGGTGCCGCGCCGGCGCACCGTACGGCTGGCCGTGATGGGGTCGTCCACCAGCGACGGCTGGTACGAGATGGACAGCAGCGTGAAGGTGACCGTCGGCTCGGAGCGGTCGAGCCCGTACGAACGCGTCACGGCGAACATGGCCGCCTCGACGTCCTCGGCGCCCTCGCCACCCGCGAGCAGCAGCTCACCGATACGGAGCGTCAGGTCGAGCACGCGCGGTACCGCGGGCCCCGCGTCGTCGGTCTTCTGCACGCTCTCGGGTGCCGGCCGCTCGAACACGGGCATCCGGAGCATCGTGCGCATCCGGTCCTGCCAGGGGGCCTCCTTGGTCAGCCGGACCATCGGAATGCCGTGCGCCGGGGTGAACGCGGGCTGCTGCTGCGCGTTGTACCCGCTCGGCGGGACGAAGGCGGACGACAGGGAATCAGGCCCCGAGCCCTGCCCCGACCCGGAAGCGGAACCCTGCCCCTGGCCCGAAGCCGCCGACGGATCGTTGTGCAGGCCGGCCGGAAGAGCGAATTCCGATGTGGGGTGGTCGTCCTCCGGGGGAGCCGTCGGCTGATCGAGCCCGGCGGGCGGGACGAACGCGCTGTGCGCCTCGTCGGACTGGGGCTTCTGGTCCTCGGGACCGCCCTGTTCCGCCACCACTCGACCTCGTTCCTCCTCGACCGCTCGTCACGGGAGCGCTTCTGCCCAGTATGGGCACGGACATGGGCACCACACGCAACGGGCGGCGCACCGGTGAAGGTGCGCCGCCCGTTGTCCGTACGGTCAGCTGGGCCGGTCGGCCCCATGTACCGCGATCCACGCCGTCCCGCCGTCAAGCGGAACCCGGAGGAACTGCGTCAGTGCTTGCCGCCCTGCGCCTCGAGGCGCTTGTACGAGTTCTCGATCTCGGCCTCCGCCTCGGTGCGGCCGACCCAGTCGGCGCCCTCGACGGACTTGCCGGGCTCCAGGTCCTTGTAGACCTCGAAGAAGTGCTGGATCTCCAGGCGGTCGAACTCCGACACGTGGTGGATGTCGCGCAGGTGCTCCACCCGGGGGTCGGACGCCGGGACGCACAGCAGCTTGTCGTCGCCGCCGGCCTCGTCCGTCATCCGGAACATGCCGATGGCGCGGCACTTGATGAGGCAGCCGGGGAACGTCGGCTCCTCCAGGATGACCAGCGCGTCCAGCGGGTCGCCGTCCTCGCCGAGGGTGTTCTCGACGAAACCGTAGTCAGCCGGGTAGCTGGTCGAGGTGAAGAGTCGACGGTCCAGACGGATCCGACCGGTCTCGTGGTCCACCTCGTACTTGTTCCGCGAACCCTTCGGAATCTCGATAACGACGTCGAACTCCACGGGTGGCTCCTCCATGATCAACACATACGACTGGTGGTTAAGTGTCCCTCACGCAGATGAGTGCTCGCGAAAGGGGCTGGTCAACGGTGGCCGAGCCGGTGGAGAGACCGACGGACGAGCCGTTGAACGGGTGGGGCAGGTGGAAAGCCCCGGAGTACCTGAAGCGCGGAAGCGGGTCGGGGAACCGCCGGCTCGCCGCAGGCTCCGCGGTGCTCGGCCTGGTGGTCGCCGCCGGTGCCGTGCTGGCCGCCGGTCCCTGGGACTCCGGTCAGCGTAAGGCCGAGCGCGACCGGGCGGTCGCCCTGCAGCGCTCAGGTGGCGCACATCACGAAGGGAACACGCCCGACGGCCCGGAGCCCGCCCCGAGCGCGCCTGCCGTCCTGAGCGCGCTCGGCGTCACCGATGGACTCACCCCGGCGGGCGCGAGCGGTCTGAGGACCGCGCTCGATCCCTTGCTGGACACGCCCGCACTCGGCTCCGTACGCACCGCCGTGGTCGTCGACGCGGCCACCGGCAAGCAGCTGTACGCACGGGGCGCCACCACTCCCATGACCCCCGCGTCCACGGTGAAGATCGCCACGACCGCCGCCGCGCTCTCCGCGCTCGGTCCCGACTACCGCATCGCGACGACGGTCGAGCTGTCCCCGGACTCCCGGACGCTCACCCTCGTCGGCGGCGGGGACCCCACCCTGGACAAGGCCGCCCTGCGCTCCCTGGCCGCCGACACCGCGCGCTCCCTGCGGGACGGCGGCACGGGGCCCGTGCGGCTGATGTACGACACCTCGCGCTACTCGGGTCCGGCCCGCCACCCCATCGGCCCCAACGAGAACATCGCACCGATGAGCGCGCTCATGGTCGACGAGGGCCGCCTCGACGGGAGCGACCGGGGGCCGGCTCCCCGGAGCGAGGATCCCGCGGGTGACGCCGCACGCAGTTTCGCGGACCTGCTCGGTGACGCCGGTGTCGCCACCCGGTCCGCAGCCGCGTCCGGGAAGGCCGTGGAGGGATCACGGACGGTGGCGACGCACCGGTCGAAGCCGCTCTCCGCACTGGTCGAACGGGCCCTGACCAACAGTGACAACGACATCGCCGAGGCCCTGGCCCGCCAGACCGCTCTGAAGGCCGGGGAGCCCGCCTCCTTCGCCGGCGGCCGTCGCGCCTCCACCGCGGAGCTGAAGAGGCTCGGCATGCCGCTGGCCGGAGCCCGGCTCGCGGACGGCAGCGGACTCGACCGCGCGGACAAGGTGAGCGCGGGCCTCCTTGCCGGGCTGCTCGCGCTCGCCGCCGGGCCCGACCACCCCGAACTCCGGCCCGTCCTCACGGGTCTCCCGGTCGCCGGATTCAGCGGCACGCTCGGTGACCGCTACACCGCGACCTCCCCGGCGACCGGGCTGATCCGGGCCAAGACCGGCACCCTCACCGGGGTGAACAGCCTCGCCGGGACCGCGGTCGACGCACAGGGCCGGCTCCTGGCCTTCGCGTTCCTGGCCTCGGGGACCACGTCCCCGGCCGAGGCGGAGGCATCGCTGGACACCCTGGCCACCACCCTCACCAAAGGCACCGGGTGAGCGGCTGACACCCCACCATGGGGCGACCACCTCACGTACGGTTGACGCATGACGAGCATCGGTGGTGCCGAGATGGTCGACTGGAATCTCGCGGTCGCGACCGCGACCCGGTTCGTGCGGCCGGGTCCCGAGATCAGCCGTGAGGAGGCCCGTGCCGTCGTCGCGGAGCTACGGCGGCATGCCAAGGCCTCCGAGGAGCACGTCCGCTCGTTCACCCGGATGATCCCGGAGGGGCACGAACCCGAGGACACCCCGGTCCTGGTCGTCGACCGGGCGGGCTGGATCAGGGCCAACGTCGCGGGCTTCCGTGAACTGCTGGGCCCCCTGCTCGGGAAGATGCAGGACCGCCGCGGCGGCGGCCCCGGAAACGCGGTGCTGGGCGCGGTCGGCGGCAAGGTGACCGGCGTCGAGCTGGGCATGCTGCTGTCGTTCCTGGCGTCCAGGGTCCTCGGCCAGTACGAGACCTTCGCCCCCGCAACCCGCGAGCTGCCCGCGTCCTCCGACGGAGGCGGCAGGCTGCTGCTGGTCGCCCCCAACATCGTCCACGTCGAGCGGGAACTCGAGGTCGATCCGCACGACTTCAGGCTCTGGGTGGCGCTCCACGAGGAGACGCACCGCACCCAGTTCACCGGGGTCCCATGGCTCCGCGACCATCTGCGGGGCGAAATCCAGTCGTTCCTCGACGAGACCGACGTCGACCCGATGACCGTGCTCGAACGCCTCCGCGAAGCCGCGCAGGCGTTCTCGGGCGGCAGCCGCCCCGAGGGCGAGGAGGGCGACGACGGCGGGCGCAGCCTCGTCGAGATCGTCCAGACGCCCGCCCAGCGCGAGATCCTGGGCCTGGCTGCACCGCCGTGATGTCCCTGCTCGAAGGGCACGCCGACTTCGTGATGGACGGGGTGGGCCCCGACGTGGTGGCCTCCGTCGCCGAGATCCGGGAGAAGTTCCAGCGGCGCAGGGCGCGCGGCGCGAGCCGGCTGGACCTGGCGCTGCGCAAGCTCCTGGGGCTCGACGCCAAGCTGCGCCAGTACCGCGACGGCGAGAAGTTCGTCCGGGCAGTGGTGGACGAGGTCGGTATGGACGGCTTCAACCGGGTGTGGACCTCTCCCAACACCCTGCCCACGAAGGCCGAGATCGCCGCACCGGCGGACTGGGTGGCGCGGGTGCACCGTAAGGCAGATTCGTGATCTTGGCCGGTCCGGAGGCAGAAGATTGCCTCCCCAATCACCCATCCGGGGGACCATAAGGGTGTGGGGAGGCGTGCAATGCTCGATGGACGGCTTGGCTCTGTCACCATCGACGCACTCTGAGTGACGGGACTCCGTCCCGAGCGCTCCGAGGCACCCCCCAAAACTTCACCCGAAGGGCACCGGACATGGGTCCCCATCCTGCGGTCGCGGCGATACGCCTGGCGGTCCGCCGCGTACTCCACGACGTCGTCACCGAATTCAACCGTCGGACCGAACAGGCGGGACACGCCGAGTTCGCCGAAGCGGGCGCGGGCGCGCGCCGCTCCGGGCTCCCCGAGCGGCCGGACACCCCGCTGGTGCTCGTCGCGTGCTCCGGGGGCGCCGACTCCATGGCTCTCGCCTCCGCCCTCGCCTTCGAGTCGCGCAAGCTGCCCGTCCGTGCCGGCGGGATCACCGTCGACCACAATCTGCAGCCCGGCTCCGGACTCCGTGCCGACGAGGTCGTGGCCCGTCTCGCCGAGATGCGGCTCGACCCGGTCGAGGCCGTCGCCGTGCGCGTCGGCCGCGACGGCGGTCCCGAGGCCGCCGCCCGAGACGCCCGGTACGCCGCACTGGACGCGGCGGCGGAGCGCCACGGCGCCTTCGCCGTGCTCCTCGGCCACACCCGCGACGACCAGGCCGAGACCGTCCTGCTGGGCCTCGCCCGTGGTTCGGGCATCCGCTCGCTCTCGGGGATGGCCGCCGCCTCGGGCCCCGCCGGACGCTACCGGCGCCCGTTCCTCCAGCTCGACCGGCAGACCGCACGTAAGGCCTGTCTGGTCCAGTCGATCCCCGTCTGGGACGACCCCCACAACATCGATCCCGCCTACACGCGCTCCCGGCTCCGCCACGAAGGCCTGCCCGCCCTGGAGAAGGCGCTGGGCAAGGGTGTCGTGGAAGCACTCGCCCGTACGGCCCAGCTCTCCCGCGACGACGCCGACGCCCTCGACACCTGGGCCGCCGAGGCCGCCCGTTCCGTGCTGGACGACGCGGGACGGCTGGAGTGCGCCAAGCTCTCCGTGCTGCCGCCCGCGGTACGCCGCCGGGTGCTGCGCCGGGCCGTGATCGACGCGGGATCCCCCGCGGGTTCGCTCTTCGCCCGCCACATCGAGGAAGTCGACCGGCTCATCACCGGCTGGCGGGGCCAGGGGGCCATCAACCTGCCCGGCCGCGTCGAGGTACGGCGGCAGGGTGGCAGACTGGTGATTCGGCAGAGCTGAAGCGCAAGCGGCTGACATGCAGGCGAAACGCCGGTCCGGCCCGGGGAACAGTCCGGGTCCGGCAAGGCAGAGAAAGAGACGCGGGTGAACGAGAAGGACATGGGCACCGACCTTCAGTCGGTGCTCCTCACCAAGGAAGAGATCGACGCGAAGCTCGTCGAGCTCGCAGCGAAGATCGACGCGGAGTACGCGGGCAAGGACCTGCTCATCGTCGGTGTCCTCAAGGGCGCGGTGATGGTCATGGCGGACCTTGCCCGGGCCCTGTCCACCCCCGTCACCATGGACTGGATGGCCGTCTCGTCGTACGGCGCCGGCACCCAGTCCTCGGGCGTCGTCCGCATCCTCAAGGACCTCGACACCGACATCAAGGGCAAGCACGTCCTGATCGTCGAGGACATCATCGACTCCGGTCTGACGCTGTCCTGGCTGCTGACCAACCTCGGCTCGCGTGAACCCGCGAGCCTGGAGGTCTGCACGCTGCTCCGCAAGCCGGACGCGGCGAAGGTCGCGATCGACGTGAAGTGGGTCGGCTTCGACATCCCGAACGAGTTCGTCGTCGGCTACGGACTCGACTACGCCGAGAAGTACCGCAACCTTCCCTTCGTCGGCACGCTCGCCCCCCACGTCTACGGCGGTTGAGGTAACCGCCCCGGCAGGGCCCGGCCGAACCCGGCCGGACTCCCGGGAACCCTCGTGGTGTTCCCGCCGTTGGAGCCTTCGAGGACGGGTTTGTCATACGTCCCCTGCGGTCACGGGTGACAATGCTGGGGTACCGTCCGAAGCACACTCTTTTCTCACAGCAGCATTTACCTACGGGCAGGAGGGACGGGGCGACTTCGCTCCGTATGGATGGACGTGAAGCGATACTTCCGTGGGCCGGTCATGTGGATCGTGCTGGCCGTCCTCGCCGTGGTCGTGTTGATGCAGGTCGTCGGCTCGTCCGGCGGCTACAAGACGGTGGACACCGGCAAGGTGATCCAGGCGATCAGCAAGAACCAGGTGGAGCAGGCCAAGCTGACCACCGGTGACGAACAGATCCTGAAGATCGAGCTGAAGGACAAGCAGAAGCTCGACGGCGAGTCCGGCAGCAAGTTCCAGGCGAGCTACATCGGCAACCAGGGTGTCGAGCTCGCCGACACACTGCAGAAGAAGTTCGAGAGCGGTGACATCGAGAAGGGTTACACCGTCTCGCCGTCGAAGCAGTCCCCGTTCGTCTCGATCCTTCTCTCGCTGCTGCCCTTCGTCCTGATCGTGGTCGTGTTCCTGTTTCTGATGAATCAGATGCAGGGCGGCGGCTCCAAGGTCATGCAGTTCGGCAAGTCCAAGGCCAAGCTGATCACCAAGGACACGCCGAAGACGACGTTCGCCGATGTGGCGGGGTCGGACGAGGCCGTCGAGGAACTGTACGAGATCAAGGAATTCCTCCAGGAGCCGGCGAAGTTCCAGGCCGTCGGCGCCAAGATCCCCAAGGGTGTCCTGCTGTACGGGCCGCCCGGTACGGGTAAGACGCTGCTCGCTCGCGCGGTCGCGGGTGAGGCGGGCGTCCCGTTCTACTCGATCTCCGGTTCCGACTTCGTCGAGATGTTCGTCGGCGTCGGTGCCTCCCGTGTCCGTGACCTCTTCGAGCAGGCCAAGGCGAACGCTCCGGCGATCGTCTTCGTCGACGAGATCGACGCCGTCGGGCGGCACCGCGGTGCCGGCATGGGCGGCG
The DNA window shown above is from Streptomyces sp. Alt3 and carries:
- a CDS encoding threonine/serine ThrE exporter family protein, which translates into the protein MVAEQGGPEDQKPQSDEAHSAFVPPAGLDQPTAPPEDDHPTSEFALPAGLHNDPSAASGQGQGSASGSGQGSGPDSLSSAFVPPSGYNAQQQPAFTPAHGIPMVRLTKEAPWQDRMRTMLRMPVFERPAPESVQKTDDAGPAVPRVLDLTLRIGELLLAGGEGAEDVEAAMFAVTRSYGLDRSEPTVTFTLLSISYQPSLVDDPITASRTVRRRGTDYTRLAAVFGLIDDITSAEHVEVSLEEAYRRLAEIRRNRHPYPGWVLTAAAGLLAGSASVLVGGGVLVFLVAAAGAMLGDRLAWLCAGRGLPEFYQFAAAAMPPAAMGIALTLTHSTDVRPSAVITGGLFALLPGRALVAGVQDGLTGYYLTAGARLLEVMYFFIGIVAGVLLMLYLGVQLGAELNPEARFEPNDRPVLQILVSMTLTLAFAILLQQERSTVLAVTLNGGVAWIIYGAMASTGKISPVAATAVAAGLVGLFGQLFSRYRYTSSLPYITAAIGPLLPGSATYFGLLGVAQNEVDTGLTSLFTAVATALAIAIGVNLGSEISRLFMRVPGAVEGASRRAAKRTRGF
- a CDS encoding inorganic diphosphatase; protein product: MEFDVVIEIPKGSRNKYEVDHETGRIRLDRRLFTSTSYPADYGFVENTLGEDGDPLDALVILEEPTFPGCLIKCRAIGMFRMTDEAGGDDKLLCVPASDPRVEHLRDIHHVSEFDRLEIQHFFEVYKDLEPGKSVEGADWVGRTEAEAEIENSYKRLEAQGGKH
- the dacB gene encoding D-alanyl-D-alanine carboxypeptidase/D-alanyl-D-alanine endopeptidase, producing MAEPVERPTDEPLNGWGRWKAPEYLKRGSGSGNRRLAAGSAVLGLVVAAGAVLAAGPWDSGQRKAERDRAVALQRSGGAHHEGNTPDGPEPAPSAPAVLSALGVTDGLTPAGASGLRTALDPLLDTPALGSVRTAVVVDAATGKQLYARGATTPMTPASTVKIATTAAALSALGPDYRIATTVELSPDSRTLTLVGGGDPTLDKAALRSLAADTARSLRDGGTGPVRLMYDTSRYSGPARHPIGPNENIAPMSALMVDEGRLDGSDRGPAPRSEDPAGDAARSFADLLGDAGVATRSAAASGKAVEGSRTVATHRSKPLSALVERALTNSDNDIAEALARQTALKAGEPASFAGGRRASTAELKRLGMPLAGARLADGSGLDRADKVSAGLLAGLLALAAGPDHPELRPVLTGLPVAGFSGTLGDRYTATSPATGLIRAKTGTLTGVNSLAGTAVDAQGRLLAFAFLASGTTSPAEAEASLDTLATTLTKGTG
- the tilS gene encoding tRNA lysidine(34) synthetase TilS — encoded protein: MGPHPAVAAIRLAVRRVLHDVVTEFNRRTEQAGHAEFAEAGAGARRSGLPERPDTPLVLVACSGGADSMALASALAFESRKLPVRAGGITVDHNLQPGSGLRADEVVARLAEMRLDPVEAVAVRVGRDGGPEAAARDARYAALDAAAERHGAFAVLLGHTRDDQAETVLLGLARGSGIRSLSGMAAASGPAGRYRRPFLQLDRQTARKACLVQSIPVWDDPHNIDPAYTRSRLRHEGLPALEKALGKGVVEALARTAQLSRDDADALDTWAAEAARSVLDDAGRLECAKLSVLPPAVRRRVLRRAVIDAGSPAGSLFARHIEEVDRLITGWRGQGAINLPGRVEVRRQGGRLVIRQS
- the hpt gene encoding hypoxanthine phosphoribosyltransferase codes for the protein MGTDLQSVLLTKEEIDAKLVELAAKIDAEYAGKDLLIVGVLKGAVMVMADLARALSTPVTMDWMAVSSYGAGTQSSGVVRILKDLDTDIKGKHVLIVEDIIDSGLTLSWLLTNLGSREPASLEVCTLLRKPDAAKVAIDVKWVGFDIPNEFVVGYGLDYAEKYRNLPFVGTLAPHVYGG